One window of the Misgurnus anguillicaudatus chromosome 8, ASM2758022v2, whole genome shotgun sequence genome contains the following:
- the LOC129449957 gene encoding uncharacterized protein — MSFAENLIKWTSSMDLDFGNKLPQAFSSNPKLPQALSSNSKLPQSLSSSAKFLPTGPFQHYGRPIGVKVKEEDESVEDFFHFAQHLQQQTGECLTACCGEVDPKNTSVPSPPKSNSRPSADRPYHCQECGKYFRINDIKRHQKIHSGERPFPCFQCGKNFPTSGDLKRHERIHTGERPYHCLQCGKNFSDSGHLKQHERMHTGERPYQCPQCAKRFYRSGDLKRHLRIHSGERPYKCLQCGKTFSDSGHLRGHQRIHTGERPHRCTLCEKSFFRSGDLKRHYRTHTGERPYQCFQCGKSFSESGHLKEHRRIHTGEKPYQCNQCDKSFSRLERLKGHQSIHTGERPFHCSQCGKNFFRSGELKRHQRIHSNDRA, encoded by the exons ATGAGTTTCGCTGAAAATCTAATCAAATGGACAAGTAGCATGGATCTG GACTTCGGGAACAAACTGCCCCAGGCTTTCTCGTCTAACCCTAAACTGCCCCAGGCTCTTTCGTCAAACTCTAAACTGCCCCAGTCTCTCTCTTCTAGCGCTAAATTTCTGCCCACAGGCCCCTTTCAGCACTACGGACGACCGATAGGAGTGAAAGTCAAAGAGGAAGACGAAAGCGTCGAGGATTTCTTTCATTTTG CTCAGCATCTACAGCAGCAGACCGGCGAGTGTCTCACAGCCTGTTGTGGAGAAGTGGATCCTAAAAACACATCTGTGCCGAGCCCCCCCAAATCAAACAGCCGACCCTCCGCAGACAGACCGTACCACTGCCAGGAGTGCGGTAAATACTTCAGAATTAACGATATCAAGAGACATCAGAAAATACACAGCGGAGAAAGACCGTTCCCTTGCTTTCAGTGCGGTAAGAATTTCCCGACGTCGGGGGACCTGAAACGGCACGAGAGAATTCACACGGGAGAGCGGCCGTACCACTGTCTGCAGTGCGGCAAAAATTTCTCGGATTCGGGGCATCTCAAACAGCACGAGAGGATGCACACGGGAGAGAGGCCTTACCAGTGTCCTCAGTGCGCCAAACGCTTCTACAGGTCAGGAGACCTCAAACGGCACCTGAGAATCCACAGCGGCGAGCGGCCGTACAAATGCCTTCAGTGCGGAAAAACCTTCTCGGATTCCGGACATTTGAGGGGCCACCAGCGCATTCACACGGGCGAAAGGCCCCACCGCTGCACCCTGTGCGAGAAAAGCTTCTTTAGGTCCGGCGATCTCAAGAGACATTACAGAACGCACACGGGCGAGAGACCCTACCAGTGCTTTCAGTGCGGGAAGAGCTTCTCCGAGTCCGGACACCTGAAAGAACATCGGAGAATTCACACGGGAGAAAAGCCTTATCAGTGCAACCAGTGCGACAAAAGTTTCTCCAGGCTGGAGCGTCTGAAGGGTCATCAGAGCATCCACACGGGCGAGAGGCCGTTCCACTGCTCCCAGTGCGGGAAGAATTTCTTCCGGTCTGGAGAACTGAAGCGACATCAGCGGATTCATAGCAATGACAGAGCGTAA